From the Quercus lobata isolate SW786 chromosome 6, ValleyOak3.0 Primary Assembly, whole genome shotgun sequence genome, one window contains:
- the LOC115995075 gene encoding UV radiation resistance-associated gene protein, whose product MMMMEGERERDSDLKVKVIEWEDFEQELARLWSLSSALKQANQNKLSLHRKLHSLIQIDAHSLNQLNELEEMHEKLDAKKKVMEDMSMRSKLAKEDANKQEDQLSVQVRSLLVAGTALSVARKRLQESNRLLAGEKGYVRLRNLQKRLRMRQQYMISQVSLLYPVKISVGPAEEQELELFPSSSRSGSSAGSKPFNHGSLTILGLHLTMLPFKQMSFFTDKKEVQRSATALGYVSHAVSLIASYLKVPLRYPFRLGGSHSYIIDYSPSIEPTSSDSSSNTELSTSMKHVEFPLFLEGQDTTRAAYAVFLLNKDLEQLLNFIGVKSLGPCHVLANLKELLRNIQSADYIDT is encoded by the exons atgatgatgatggaagGAGAGCGAGAGCGAGATTCGGATTTGAAGGTGAAGGTGATCGAGTGGGAGGACTTTGAGCAAGAGCTTGCTAGGTTATGGAGTCTCTCTTCTGCGCTCAAACAAGCTAACCAAAACAAACTTTCTCTTCACCGTAAACTCCACTCCCTTATTCAG ATTGATGCCCATTCATTGAATCAATTGAATGAGCTCGAGGAGATGCATGAGAAACTTGatgctaaaaaaaaagtgatggaaGACATGTCCATGCGTTCCAAGCTTGCAAAGGAGGATGCTAACAAGCAAGAGGACCAGCTTAGTGTTCAAGTTAGATCACTTTTGGTTGCCGGGACTGCACTTTCTGTCGCAAGGAAGCGATTGCAG GAATCAAATAGGTTACTTGCTGGAGAGAAGGGTTATGTTCGTCTCAGAAATTTACAAAAAAGGCTAAGGATGAGGCAACAATATATGATATCTCAAGTTTCATTGCTCTATCCTGTAAAGATCTCTGTTGGACCTGCAGAGGAGCAGGAACTTGAGTTATTTCCTAGCAGTAGTAGATCAG GGAGTTCTGCTGGATCAAAACCTTTTAATCATGGATCCTTGACAATTTTAGGTCTGCACTTGACTATGCTTCCTTTTAAGCAGATGAGTTTTTTCACTGACAAGAAGGAGGTTCAGAGGTCTGCAACTGCCCTGGGATATGTCTCTCAT GCTGTTTCTCTTATAGCTTCCTACTTAAAAGTTCCTTTGCGTTACCCATTTCGCTTGGGTGGTTCTCATTCATATATTATTGACTATTCACCTTCTATAGAGCCTACATCATCAGATTCATCTTCAAATACTGAGCTTTCCACAAGTATGAAGCACGTGGAGTTCCCTCTCTTTTTAGAAGGTCAAGACACAACGAGGGCCGCTTATGCTGTATTCTTGTTAAATAAG GATTTAGAGCagcttttgaattttattggtGTAAAGAGTTTAGGACCATGCCACGTATTGGCTAACTTAAAGGAGCTTCTAAGAAATATCCAGTCTGCAGATTATATAGATACATGA
- the LOC115950033 gene encoding uncharacterized protein LOC115950033: MAMRWFDGLRLNSIDSFKQLTQAFGSRFITSSRVPRPLDSLLSLSMREGKTLKAYSDRYWEMYNEIEGNYDDVAINTFKSGLPTEHGLRKSLIGKPVTSRANLWTGSTSIKGLKRTSSWEKAVNAVFRDPVHQVLEKIKNEPFFKWPNKIAGDPMKRN; encoded by the exons atggcgatgagatggtttgatggcctCAGGCTAAactccatagattcctttaagCAGTTGACCCAGGCCTTTGGCTCTCGCTTCATCACGAGtagcagggttcctcggccATTGGATTCCCTTCTGTCtttgtccatgcgagaagggAAGACCCTAAAAGCCTATTCGGAcaggtattgggagatgtataatgagatagaaGGTAACTATGACGACGTTGCTATCAACACTTTCAAGAGTGGCCTCCCAACTGAGCATGGTTTAAGAAAATCCCTAATAGGAAAGCCTGTCACTAGCCGCGCCAACTTATGGACCGGATCgacaagtataaaagggttgaagaggacTAGCAGCTGGGAAAAG GCAGTTAATGCTGTGTTCCGAGATCCGGTACATCAGGttttggagaaaatcaagaatgaaccgttcttcaaatggccaaataagataGCAGGAGACCCCATGAAGCGCAACTAA